Proteins from a single region of Amycolatopsis sp. CA-230715:
- the rsmA gene encoding 16S rRNA (adenine(1518)-N(6)/adenine(1519)-N(6))-dimethyltransferase RsmA has product MTHLLGPAEIRRLAAELDVRPTKKLGQNFVHDPNTVRRIVELAGVGADDVVLEVGPGLGSLTLGLLDSGARVVAVEIDPVLAGRLPSTVSEHAASSADRFSVLTADALRVRAADLPHEPTALVANLPYNVAVPVVLHLLAELPSLRRGLVMVQTEVADRMAAGPGSRTYGVPSVKLAFYGAARKVAPVPRAVFWPVPNVDSALVAFDRAGAYPSTVDRDRLFAVVDAAFAQRRKTLRAALASWAGSAERAGEILVAAGVDPRTRGEQLTVDDFARIAAARS; this is encoded by the coding sequence GTGACTCACCTGCTCGGGCCTGCCGAGATCCGGCGGCTGGCTGCCGAGCTGGACGTGCGGCCGACGAAGAAGCTCGGGCAGAACTTCGTGCACGACCCGAACACCGTGCGCCGGATCGTCGAACTCGCCGGTGTCGGCGCGGACGACGTGGTGCTCGAAGTGGGCCCGGGGCTCGGCTCGCTCACGCTCGGATTACTGGATTCCGGCGCTCGTGTGGTCGCCGTCGAAATCGATCCGGTGCTGGCCGGGCGGCTTCCGTCGACGGTTTCCGAGCACGCGGCCTCGTCCGCTGACCGGTTCAGCGTGCTCACCGCGGACGCCCTGCGGGTGCGCGCCGCGGACCTGCCGCACGAACCGACCGCGCTCGTGGCGAACCTGCCCTACAACGTGGCCGTGCCCGTGGTGCTGCACCTGCTCGCGGAACTGCCGTCGCTGCGGCGCGGGCTGGTGATGGTGCAGACCGAGGTCGCCGACCGGATGGCGGCGGGCCCCGGCAGCCGCACCTACGGCGTGCCGAGCGTGAAGCTGGCCTTCTACGGCGCCGCGCGAAAGGTCGCGCCGGTGCCGCGCGCGGTGTTCTGGCCGGTGCCCAACGTGGATTCCGCGCTGGTCGCCTTCGACCGCGCGGGCGCCTATCCGTCCACTGTGGACCGTGACCGGCTCTTCGCTGTGGTCGACGCGGCGTTCGCGCAGCGCAGGAAGACCCTTCGCGCCGCGCTCGCGTCGTGGGCCGGTTCCGCCGAGCGCGCGGGTGAAATCCTGGTCGCGGCGGGCGTCGACCCGCGCACGCGCGGTGAACAGCTCACCGTCGACGACTTCGCCCGCATCGCCGCCGCCCGCTCCTGA
- a CDS encoding methionine ABC transporter ATP-binding protein yields the protein MITVENVSKSFPGNTGSPVLALRDVNVEISAGALYGVVGAPGSGKSTLARCIALQERPDRGVVRLDGLNTASLDGKRLREVRRQVGVVGARQELHAERTVAGNVAAPLELLGLDGPQRKSRVGKLLDLVGLTQRAAQRPSELTAGQQRRVAVARALAASPAVLLADDPTAGVAPEETGAVLTVLDRARAELGATVLVTTPDSSVVRRVCDEIGVLEDGSITESGSILTLLADPSSRTARSLLPAIETTPAQVAKYDRSVDIVLVGFAAVGALLPEAAARFGVELATIGGGLTRVGDTPVARFRLGLRGAQTDAAVAWISERGGHVTHTARGPQGVAA from the coding sequence GTGATCACTGTAGAAAACGTCAGCAAATCCTTCCCCGGCAACACCGGGTCGCCCGTTCTGGCGCTGCGCGACGTCAACGTCGAGATCAGCGCCGGCGCGCTTTACGGCGTCGTCGGGGCGCCCGGATCCGGTAAGTCCACCCTCGCCAGGTGCATCGCGCTGCAGGAGCGGCCCGACCGCGGCGTGGTGCGCCTCGACGGGCTCAACACGGCCTCCCTCGACGGCAAGCGGCTGCGCGAGGTGCGCCGCCAGGTCGGCGTGGTCGGCGCCCGCCAGGAACTGCACGCCGAGCGGACCGTCGCCGGGAACGTCGCGGCGCCGCTCGAACTGCTCGGCCTCGACGGGCCGCAGCGCAAGAGCCGGGTCGGCAAGCTGCTCGACCTGGTCGGCCTCACCCAGCGCGCCGCGCAGCGCCCCAGCGAACTGACCGCGGGCCAGCAGCGCCGCGTCGCGGTGGCGCGCGCGCTCGCCGCGAGCCCCGCGGTGCTGCTCGCCGACGACCCGACGGCGGGCGTCGCCCCGGAGGAGACCGGTGCCGTGCTGACCGTGCTGGACCGCGCGCGTGCCGAGCTCGGCGCGACCGTGCTGGTCACCACGCCGGACTCGTCGGTCGTCCGCCGCGTGTGCGACGAGATCGGCGTGCTGGAGGACGGCAGCATCACCGAAAGCGGCTCGATCCTGACACTGCTCGCCGACCCGTCGAGCCGCACCGCGCGCTCGCTGCTGCCCGCGATCGAGACCACGCCCGCGCAGGTCGCCAAGTACGACCGCTCGGTGGACATCGTGCTGGTCGGGTTCGCCGCCGTCGGCGCGCTGCTGCCGGAGGCGGCCGCGAGGTTCGGTGTCGAGCTGGCGACCATCGGCGGCGGCCTCACCCGCGTCGGGGACACTCCGGTCGCGCGCTTCCGGCTCGGCCTGCGCGGTGCGCAGACGGACGCGGCGGTGGCGTGGATCAGCGAGCGCGGCGGCCACGTCACGCACACCGCGCGCGGCCCGCAGGGCGTCGCGGCCTGA
- a CDS encoding 4-(cytidine 5'-diphospho)-2-C-methyl-D-erythritol kinase, with amino-acid sequence MLAVVPPPVTVRVPSKINLHLSVGDLRKDGFHELITVFHALSLTDEVTVAAAEDPGIEVYGEGEGSVPTGANNLAWRAVQALAAYAGKDRGEPKVRVVLRKGIPVAGGMAGGSADAAATLVGLASLWKLDIGRDDLAEIAAKLGSDVPFALYGGTALGTGRGERLVPVLSRHTFHWVLAFDQRGLSTPRVFGELDRLRAEGDPPRVGSHAPVVEALASGDPRQLALLLGNDLQSAAVSLRPGLRRTLRAGVNAGALAGTISGSGPTCAFLCADAQSALEVAAELAGAGVCRTVRVAHGPVPGARLVGGDDLPRSTPPQVHA; translated from the coding sequence GTGCTCGCCGTTGTTCCCCCACCAGTCACCGTCAGGGTGCCGTCGAAGATCAACCTGCATCTTTCGGTCGGTGATCTGCGCAAGGACGGCTTCCACGAGCTGATCACGGTTTTCCACGCGCTTTCCCTCACCGACGAGGTGACGGTGGCGGCGGCGGAGGACCCCGGCATCGAGGTATACGGCGAGGGCGAGGGTTCCGTCCCGACGGGCGCGAACAACCTGGCCTGGCGCGCCGTGCAGGCGCTGGCCGCCTACGCGGGCAAGGACCGCGGCGAGCCGAAGGTGCGGGTCGTGCTCCGCAAGGGGATCCCGGTCGCGGGCGGGATGGCGGGCGGCAGCGCCGACGCCGCCGCGACACTGGTCGGCCTCGCGTCGCTGTGGAAGCTCGACATCGGCCGCGACGACCTCGCCGAAATCGCCGCGAAGCTCGGCAGCGACGTGCCTTTCGCGCTCTACGGCGGAACGGCGCTGGGCACCGGGCGCGGGGAGCGGCTGGTGCCGGTGCTGTCCCGCCACACCTTCCACTGGGTGCTCGCGTTCGACCAGCGCGGCCTGTCCACGCCGCGGGTCTTCGGCGAGCTGGACCGCCTGCGCGCCGAGGGCGATCCGCCGCGCGTGGGCTCGCACGCGCCGGTCGTCGAGGCGCTGGCCTCCGGCGATCCCCGGCAGCTCGCCCTGTTGCTCGGCAACGATCTCCAGTCGGCCGCGGTCTCGTTGCGGCCCGGTCTGCGCCGCACGCTGCGCGCCGGGGTCAACGCGGGTGCGCTGGCCGGGACGATCTCCGGCTCCGGCCCGACCTGTGCCTTCCTGTGCGCCGACGCGCAGTCCGCGCTCGAGGTGGCCGCGGAGCTGGCGGGCGCGGGGGTGTGCCGCACCGTGCGGGTCGCGCACGGCCCGGTGCCCGGCGCCAGGCTCGTCGGCGGGGACGACCTGCCGCGGTCGACGCCGCCGCAAGTACACGCGTGA
- a CDS encoding ABC-F family ATP-binding cassette domain-containing protein, producing the protein MVNLINLEAVSKSYGVRPLLDAVSLGVGEGERIGVVGLNGGGKTTLLEVLSGIEPPDSGRVSRINGLRVAVVTQRTELKGETVREAALSEYGAEHEWAADARVRSIVEGLGLLGLGLDSPTANLSGGERRRVSLAAALVGELDLVVLDEPTNHLDVEGVRWLADHLLARRTALVVVTHDRWFLDTVCGRTWEVVGGRVEQYEGGYADWVFGRAERARLAASAEEKRQNLARKELAWLQRGAKARTSKPRYRVEAAEALIADVPPPRDSVELAAFARRRLGKTVLEIEDATLKAGERDLLDHVTWRIGPGDRIGLVGVNGSGKTTLLKLLAGEREPSTGKRIEGKTVRLGHLTQELEDLPGELRLLQAVEDVAGRVVLGKQELSASQLAEKLGFPAARQWTPVEDLSGGERRRLQLTRILMAEPNVLLLDEPTNDLDIDTLQQLEDLLDSWPGTMVVVSHDRYLTERVCDTVVALFGDGRITHLPGGIEEYLTRRRDAAARQAAPKQQATKPASSAADRRAASKDLARLERKLDQLHAKETKLHEALAAAATDPDRLIELNTELKAVLAEKDEVEEKWLETSEAAE; encoded by the coding sequence ATGGTGAACCTGATCAATCTCGAAGCCGTGAGCAAGTCCTACGGGGTGCGGCCGCTGCTGGACGCCGTCTCGCTCGGGGTCGGCGAGGGCGAGCGGATCGGCGTCGTCGGCCTCAACGGGGGCGGGAAGACGACGCTGCTGGAAGTGCTGTCCGGGATCGAGCCGCCGGATTCCGGCCGGGTGAGCCGGATCAACGGCCTGCGCGTCGCGGTGGTGACGCAGCGGACCGAGCTCAAGGGCGAAACGGTGCGCGAGGCCGCGCTGTCCGAATACGGCGCCGAGCACGAGTGGGCGGCCGACGCCCGCGTGCGGTCCATTGTGGAGGGACTCGGTCTTTTGGGGCTGGGCCTGGATTCTCCGACCGCGAATCTGTCCGGAGGGGAGCGTCGCCGGGTTTCGCTGGCGGCCGCGCTCGTCGGCGAACTCGATCTCGTGGTGCTCGACGAGCCGACCAACCACCTCGACGTCGAAGGGGTGCGCTGGCTCGCCGACCACCTGCTCGCCAGGCGTACCGCGCTCGTCGTCGTGACGCACGACCGCTGGTTCCTCGACACCGTCTGCGGGCGGACGTGGGAGGTCGTCGGCGGGCGCGTCGAACAGTACGAAGGTGGTTACGCGGACTGGGTTTTCGGCCGCGCGGAGCGGGCGAGGCTCGCGGCGAGCGCGGAGGAGAAGCGGCAGAACCTGGCGCGCAAGGAACTCGCGTGGCTCCAGCGCGGCGCGAAGGCGCGGACGTCGAAACCGCGCTACCGCGTCGAAGCGGCCGAAGCGCTGATCGCGGACGTGCCGCCGCCGCGGGATTCCGTCGAGCTGGCCGCGTTCGCGCGCAGGCGGCTCGGGAAGACCGTGCTGGAAATCGAAGACGCGACGCTGAAGGCGGGCGAACGCGATCTGCTCGACCACGTGACGTGGCGGATCGGGCCTGGCGACCGGATCGGGCTCGTCGGCGTCAACGGATCCGGTAAGACCACGCTGCTCAAGCTCCTCGCCGGTGAGCGGGAACCCAGTACGGGCAAGCGGATCGAGGGCAAGACCGTCCGATTAGGACACCTCACCCAGGAACTCGAGGATTTGCCGGGCGAACTGCGCCTCCTGCAAGCGGTCGAGGACGTCGCGGGCAGGGTGGTGCTCGGCAAGCAGGAGCTGTCCGCGTCGCAGCTCGCGGAAAAGCTGGGCTTCCCGGCCGCGCGCCAGTGGACGCCCGTCGAAGATCTCTCGGGTGGTGAGCGGCGGCGCTTGCAGCTCACGCGCATCCTGATGGCGGAGCCGAACGTGCTGCTGCTCGACGAGCCGACGAACGACCTGGACATCGACACCCTGCAGCAGCTCGAAGACCTGCTCGACTCCTGGCCGGGAACGATGGTCGTGGTCTCGCACGACCGATACCTCACCGAACGCGTCTGCGACACCGTGGTCGCGCTGTTCGGCGACGGCCGGATCACGCACCTGCCCGGCGGCATCGAGGAGTACCTCACGCGCCGCCGAGACGCCGCGGCCAGGCAGGCCGCGCCGAAGCAGCAGGCCACGAAGCCCGCGAGCAGCGCCGCCGACCGGCGCGCGGCCAGCAAGGACCTCGCGCGGCTGGAGCGCAAGCTCGACCAGCTGCACGCGAAGGAAACCAAGCTGCACGAGGCGCTCGCCGCGGCCGCGACCGATCCGGACCGGCTCATCGAGCTGAACACCGAACTGAAGGCGGTCCTCGCCGAGAAGGACGAGGTCGAGGAGAAGTGGCTGGAGACCTCCGAAGCGGCCGAGTGA
- a CDS encoding fatty acyl-AMP ligase: MSRFVDTLVATATAEGPQRGMVTGEPKEPVRRTWGEIHEQARRVAGALVEGGLKPGGAVAVLAGAPVLIAPTVQAVWLAAGSVTMLHQPTPRTDLAEWAEDTVRVLRMIGSELVLLGEPFDQLAPVLTEHGINFRMIGDLDGEPLAEPVHTDEDALALLQLTSGSTAEPKAVKITYGNLYTNVKAMVERAEFVFETDVMVSWLPTFHDMGMVGFLTVPMTFGVELVKITPVEFLTGPLIWPELISKYGGTTTAAPNFAYAIVGKRMARVDSDPGKPLYDLSKLRIALNGAEPIDETAVRTFTDAGARFGMPPECVFPAYGMAEATLAVSFAPLFTGLTLDVIETEALEADNRAVPVPEGDSRRGTESVRSFAMLGRPLDGLEAEIVDDEGKRLGEREVGEIRLRGEAVTPGYLTVDGPVSTQDEDGWLATGDLGYTVDGQLVICGRRKDVIIMGGRNIYPTDIERAAGSVDGVRAGNAVAVRLDAGTRRERFAVVVESKLAGDEATERALAKEIAARVRDAVDMRPYSIVVLPAGSLPKTPSGKVKRAATAAQYAAQINANA, encoded by the coding sequence ATGAGCAGGTTTGTGGACACGCTGGTCGCCACCGCGACGGCGGAAGGCCCGCAGCGGGGCATGGTCACCGGGGAGCCGAAGGAGCCGGTTCGCCGGACCTGGGGCGAGATTCACGAGCAGGCCCGCCGGGTCGCGGGGGCACTGGTCGAAGGCGGCCTGAAGCCGGGCGGCGCGGTGGCCGTGCTCGCGGGCGCGCCGGTGCTGATCGCGCCGACCGTGCAGGCCGTCTGGCTGGCCGCGGGCAGCGTCACGATGCTGCACCAGCCGACGCCGCGCACCGATCTCGCCGAATGGGCCGAGGACACGGTGCGCGTGCTGCGCATGATCGGCTCCGAGCTGGTGCTGCTCGGCGAGCCGTTCGACCAGCTGGCGCCGGTGCTCACCGAGCACGGCATCAACTTCCGCATGATCGGCGACCTCGACGGCGAACCGCTCGCCGAGCCGGTGCACACCGACGAGGACGCGCTCGCGCTGCTGCAGCTCACCAGCGGGTCCACCGCGGAGCCCAAGGCTGTCAAGATCACCTACGGCAACCTGTACACCAACGTGAAGGCGATGGTCGAGCGCGCGGAGTTCGTGTTCGAAACCGACGTGATGGTGTCGTGGCTGCCGACCTTCCACGACATGGGCATGGTCGGGTTCCTGACCGTGCCGATGACCTTCGGCGTCGAGCTGGTGAAGATCACCCCGGTCGAGTTCCTCACCGGGCCGCTGATCTGGCCGGAGCTGATCAGCAAGTACGGTGGCACGACCACCGCGGCGCCGAACTTCGCCTACGCGATCGTCGGCAAGCGCATGGCGCGTGTGGACAGTGACCCCGGAAAACCGTTGTACGACTTGTCGAAATTGCGCATCGCGTTGAACGGCGCGGAGCCGATCGACGAGACCGCGGTGCGGACGTTCACCGACGCGGGCGCCCGGTTCGGGATGCCGCCGGAGTGCGTGTTCCCCGCGTACGGGATGGCCGAAGCGACCCTCGCCGTGTCGTTCGCGCCGCTGTTCACCGGCCTGACCCTGGACGTCATCGAGACCGAAGCGCTGGAAGCGGACAACCGGGCGGTGCCCGTTCCCGAGGGGGATTCCCGCCGTGGCACCGAATCCGTGCGCTCGTTCGCGATGCTCGGCAGGCCGCTCGACGGGCTCGAAGCCGAGATCGTCGACGACGAGGGCAAGCGGCTCGGCGAGCGCGAGGTCGGCGAGATCCGCCTGCGCGGTGAAGCGGTCACTCCCGGATACCTCACCGTCGACGGCCCAGTGTCCACACAGGACGAAGACGGCTGGCTGGCCACCGGCGATCTCGGGTACACAGTGGACGGTCAGCTGGTGATCTGCGGGCGCCGCAAGGACGTCATCATCATGGGCGGCCGCAACATCTACCCGACCGACATCGAACGCGCCGCGGGCAGTGTCGACGGCGTACGCGCGGGCAACGCTGTCGCCGTGCGGCTGGACGCGGGTACCCGGCGCGAACGGTTCGCCGTCGTCGTCGAGTCCAAACTGGCCGGTGACGAGGCGACGGAACGCGCGCTGGCGAAGGAAATCGCCGCCCGCGTGCGCGACGCGGTGGACATGCGCCCGTACTCGATCGTCGTGCTCCCGGCGGGGAGCCTGCCGAAAACCCCTTCGGGCAAGGTAAAACGCGCCGCCACCGCTGCCCAGTACGCCGCCCAAATCAACGCGAACGCCTGA
- a CDS encoding DDE-type integrase/transposase/recombinase, producing MRFVDAMLTAEVPVENVSAWCREHGVDRRTFYRHRARIQAEGQWRRRSTRPKTVRHATAEPVVAVVLRLRKELKPDNGADPIRDRLLELAAERDWAGRGWPVPSRATINRILSRHGLAESNPRKRPRSSYRRFSYARPRDCYQIDATEVILAGGATVVVFEVLDDCTRMLVANHAAEAETSRAAITAITAAITDHGAPAIVLSDNGSAFTSRGRHPNAGPSAFARTVTGHGCRLIHSSPYHPQTCGKVERHHQTFKRWLDHQPIQPATLTELRTLLEVYREHYNHRRHSALGRQTPTHAWTTSDSHGGPQHLPVQDDATVHRLKVSTTGTVNLGKHARLRIGTAHAGHTITIIRDSDRATAYTSDGDPIGHIHLDHTKTYQGQLTPAA from the coding sequence ATGCGATTCGTGGACGCGATGCTGACGGCTGAAGTGCCGGTTGAGAACGTGTCGGCGTGGTGCCGGGAGCATGGTGTCGATAGGCGGACGTTCTATCGGCACCGTGCCCGGATCCAGGCCGAGGGGCAGTGGCGGCGGCGGTCGACCCGGCCCAAGACCGTGCGGCATGCTACGGCGGAGCCGGTCGTGGCTGTCGTGCTGCGGCTGCGGAAGGAGCTGAAACCGGACAACGGGGCGGACCCGATCCGCGATCGGCTTCTGGAGTTGGCCGCCGAGCGGGACTGGGCCGGACGGGGCTGGCCTGTCCCGTCGCGGGCCACGATCAACCGGATCCTGTCCCGGCACGGGCTGGCCGAGTCCAACCCCCGTAAGCGGCCCCGGTCCTCCTACCGTCGGTTCAGCTATGCCCGGCCGCGGGACTGCTACCAGATCGACGCCACCGAGGTCATCCTCGCCGGCGGGGCCACGGTGGTGGTGTTCGAGGTCCTCGACGACTGCACGCGCATGCTGGTGGCCAATCACGCCGCCGAGGCCGAAACCTCCCGTGCCGCGATCACCGCGATCACCGCGGCCATCACCGACCATGGTGCGCCCGCGATCGTGTTGTCCGACAACGGATCCGCGTTCACCTCACGCGGCCGCCACCCCAACGCCGGGCCATCGGCGTTCGCCCGCACCGTCACCGGCCACGGCTGCAGGCTGATCCATTCCAGCCCCTACCACCCGCAGACCTGCGGCAAGGTCGAACGCCACCACCAGACCTTCAAACGCTGGCTGGATCACCAACCCATCCAACCCGCGACCCTGACCGAACTCCGCACCCTGCTCGAGGTCTACCGCGAGCACTACAACCACCGCCGCCACAGCGCCCTTGGCCGGCAAACCCCCACCCATGCCTGGACCACCAGCGACAGCCACGGCGGACCCCAGCACCTGCCCGTCCAGGACGACGCCACCGTGCACCGCCTCAAAGTCAGCACCACCGGCACGGTCAACCTCGGCAAACACGCCCGGCTACGGATCGGCACCGCCCACGCCGGACACACCATCACCATCATCCGTGACAGCGACCGGGCCACCGCCTACACCAGCGACGGCGACCCGATCGGCCACATCCACCTCGACCACACCAAGACCTACCAAGGCCAACTCACCCCAGCCGCCTAA
- a CDS encoding DivIVA domain-containing protein, which yields MAVTADEVYDIQFDQAALGTRGYHEPAVDRFLTRVAATLEGRDDVTAAEAHAVTFPGPLLRKRGYDRASVDAFLRRVESTLAAYEPSGAFYIAPALEHTHARRPLWRRVVS from the coding sequence ATGGCGGTGACCGCGGACGAGGTCTACGACATCCAGTTCGACCAAGCCGCCCTCGGTACCCGCGGCTACCACGAACCGGCCGTGGACAGGTTCCTCACCCGCGTCGCCGCCACCCTGGAAGGACGGGACGACGTGACCGCGGCCGAGGCGCACGCGGTCACGTTCCCCGGCCCGCTACTGCGCAAACGCGGCTACGACCGCGCTTCCGTCGACGCCTTCCTGCGCCGGGTGGAAAGCACGCTGGCCGCCTACGAGCCCTCCGGCGCGTTCTACATCGCGCCCGCGCTCGAACACACCCATGCCCGGCGACCCCTGTGGCGCCGAGTCGTCTCCTGA
- a CDS encoding DivIVA domain-containing protein — protein sequence MSLTADDVTNVEFGTSPIGKRGYAKHEVDEFLARIENTLNGEDDLTAAEVHHVMFAKPLIGKRGYDEREVDEFLDEVEEELISRSGLSPQPLPGARSETEATLERAEPVQTARVEHFQEN from the coding sequence ATGTCGCTGACCGCCGACGATGTCACGAACGTCGAATTCGGTACCTCCCCGATCGGGAAGCGCGGCTACGCCAAGCACGAGGTCGACGAATTCCTGGCCAGGATCGAAAACACGCTCAACGGCGAGGACGACCTGACCGCGGCCGAAGTGCACCACGTGATGTTCGCCAAGCCGCTCATCGGCAAGCGCGGTTACGACGAACGCGAGGTCGACGAATTCCTGGACGAGGTGGAAGAAGAGCTGATCAGCCGTTCCGGACTCAGCCCGCAGCCCTTGCCGGGCGCGCGCTCGGAAACCGAAGCCACCCTCGAACGCGCCGAGCCGGTGCAGACCGCCCGCGTCGAGCACTTCCAGGAGAACTGA
- the pth gene encoding aminoacyl-tRNA hydrolase, whose product MSEDLPGAGEQILLAGLGNPGPRYAGNRHNIGFLVLDELAARVGGKFKAHKSGAEVLEGRLANRRVVLTKPRSFMNLSGGPVSGTAKFFKIAPDGIVVVHDELDLPFGALKLKLGGGDNGHNGLRSITKSLGTKDYYRVRFGVDRPPGRMDPADYVLKDFSTVERKELALEIDRCADAVEALIGTGLAAAQNAFHAG is encoded by the coding sequence GTGAGCGAGGACCTTCCCGGGGCCGGCGAGCAGATCCTGCTCGCCGGCCTCGGCAATCCCGGGCCCCGCTACGCGGGCAACCGGCACAACATCGGGTTCTTGGTGCTCGACGAGCTCGCCGCCAGGGTCGGCGGCAAGTTCAAGGCCCACAAGAGTGGCGCCGAAGTACTCGAAGGACGACTCGCGAACCGCCGCGTGGTGCTGACGAAACCGCGGTCCTTCATGAACCTTTCCGGCGGCCCCGTTTCGGGCACCGCCAAGTTCTTCAAGATCGCCCCCGACGGGATCGTGGTCGTGCACGACGAGCTCGACCTGCCCTTCGGCGCGCTCAAGCTCAAGCTCGGCGGCGGCGACAACGGGCACAACGGGCTCCGTTCGATCACCAAATCGCTCGGCACCAAGGACTACTACCGGGTGCGCTTCGGCGTCGACCGCCCGCCCGGCCGCATGGACCCCGCGGACTACGTGCTCAAGGACTTCTCCACGGTCGAGCGCAAGGAGCTCGCCCTCGAAATCGACCGGTGCGCCGACGCCGTCGAAGCGCTGATCGGCACCGGGCTCGCCGCGGCCCAGAACGCCTTCCACGCGGGCTAA
- a CDS encoding 50S ribosomal protein L25/general stress protein Ctc has translation MSEVRLSVEPRTEFGKGAARRTRRAGKIPAVLYGHGSDPRHLSLPAIEFARVVRENGRNAVLTLDVENDTELALTKTIVVHPLKNYIEHVDLLVVKRGEKVTVDVPVVLTGDAAPGTLVNQDLDALQVEVDALNIPEQVEVSIEGVEAGTHILASQVTLPAGATLLTDGEYLVVAVNEAPSEASMESDVDTEGAGVVEDQPEASAE, from the coding sequence GTGTCCGAGGTACGCCTGTCCGTCGAGCCCCGCACCGAATTCGGCAAGGGCGCCGCGCGTCGCACTCGTCGCGCCGGCAAGATCCCCGCGGTGCTGTACGGGCACGGCTCGGACCCCCGCCACCTGTCCCTGCCCGCGATCGAGTTCGCCCGCGTCGTGCGTGAGAACGGCCGCAACGCCGTGCTCACCCTCGACGTCGAGAACGACACCGAGCTCGCGCTCACCAAGACCATCGTGGTGCACCCGCTCAAGAACTACATCGAGCACGTCGACCTCCTCGTGGTCAAGCGCGGCGAGAAGGTCACCGTGGACGTGCCGGTCGTGCTGACCGGCGACGCCGCCCCCGGCACCCTGGTCAACCAGGACCTCGACGCCCTCCAGGTCGAGGTCGACGCGCTGAACATCCCGGAGCAGGTCGAGGTCTCCATCGAGGGCGTCGAGGCGGGCACCCACATCCTCGCCTCGCAGGTCACCCTGCCCGCGGGCGCGACGCTGCTCACCGACGGCGAGTACCTGGTCGTCGCCGTCAACGAGGCGCCGAGCGAGGCCTCCATGGAGAGCGACGTCGACACCGAAGGCGCGGGCGTGGTCGAGGACCAGCCCGAGGCTTCCGCCGAGTAA
- a CDS encoding winged helix-turn-helix transcriptional regulator, with product MVTNEVSAIPDPDVLNPDCPTRLVLDRIGDRWTVLVVLLLRDGPVRFTALRTALGGVAPKVLTQTLKAMARDGLVTRTVYAEVPPKVTYELTELGHSLRAPIEAVATWAESNVSAIMAAREAASAG from the coding sequence GTGGTTACCAACGAGGTCAGCGCGATCCCGGACCCGGACGTGCTCAATCCGGACTGCCCGACGAGGCTCGTCCTCGACCGCATCGGGGACCGGTGGACGGTGCTGGTGGTGCTCCTGCTGCGGGACGGCCCGGTCCGCTTCACCGCACTGCGCACCGCGCTGGGCGGCGTCGCACCCAAAGTGCTCACGCAGACGCTGAAGGCGATGGCGCGCGACGGGCTGGTCACCCGGACCGTCTACGCCGAAGTGCCGCCGAAAGTCACCTACGAGCTGACCGAGCTCGGGCATTCGCTGCGCGCGCCGATCGAAGCCGTGGCCACCTGGGCGGAGTCGAACGTCTCCGCGATCATGGCCGCGCGCGAGGCCGCGTCAGCCGGTTGA
- a CDS encoding NAD(P)-dependent oxidoreductase: protein MAKLVLFGATGYAGGHITEEALRRGHEIVAVARSVDGLAERAGVTPKQGSLHDESFVADVAKGADVLVVAIPGRPIDGKRLLDAVPALAAVAKDSGVRIGVVGGAGSLLVSEGGPRVIDGPDFPDEYKPEAGNHAEVLDALRAQPEDVDWFYVSPAAEFGAWTEGERTGQYRLGGDILVTDAEGRSRIGGADYAIAFVDEIEKPAHRRQRFTVAY, encoded by the coding sequence ATGGCAAAGCTGGTGCTGTTCGGCGCGACGGGATACGCCGGGGGCCACATCACGGAGGAGGCGCTGCGCCGGGGCCACGAGATCGTCGCGGTGGCGCGGTCGGTCGACGGGCTGGCCGAGCGCGCCGGCGTGACGCCGAAGCAGGGTTCGCTGCACGACGAGTCGTTCGTCGCCGACGTCGCGAAGGGCGCCGACGTGCTGGTCGTGGCGATCCCCGGCCGCCCGATCGACGGCAAGCGCCTGCTCGACGCGGTACCCGCGCTGGCCGCCGTCGCGAAGGACAGCGGCGTGCGGATCGGTGTTGTCGGCGGCGCGGGCAGCCTGCTCGTCAGCGAGGGCGGGCCGAGGGTGATCGACGGCCCCGATTTCCCCGACGAGTACAAGCCGGAAGCGGGTAACCACGCCGAGGTGCTCGACGCCCTGCGCGCGCAGCCGGAAGACGTCGACTGGTTCTACGTCAGCCCCGCCGCCGAGTTCGGCGCGTGGACCGAGGGGGAGCGCACCGGCCAGTACCGGCTCGGCGGCGACATCCTGGTGACCGACGCCGAAGGGCGTTCGCGGATCGGCGGCGCGGACTACGCGATCGCCTTCGTTGACGAGATCGAGAAGCCCGCGCACCGTCGTCAGCGGTTCACCGTCGCCTACTGA